A region from the Corylus avellana chromosome ca7, CavTom2PMs-1.0 genome encodes:
- the LOC132187758 gene encoding triacylglycerol lipase OBL1: protein MATNSDDNNNNKRKENEINDDVSGSPSSTSADRGSGPSYLIVRPEKGGIGDLYRYLVRADTVSGLRFMEGSDEGLLGAAAADHRWVILVSIIVRKIVAFFRKPMEWTGYAVDFFLNLLCLNGNLFGLLCNLLHGKLVVPQRETETFISTIGHLDGRVDLYKGQSLLQENGDHSVLGERSTKVEMGNRALMDLCIMASKLAYENAEVIRNIVVHHWKMHFVKFYNCWNDFQKEMSTQVFILCDKREDANLILISFRGTEPFDADDWNTDFDYSWYEIPELGKVHMGFLEALGLGNRTDAVSFQNHLQVKDIRFTPSNDVDGTCPSEGTESVSSNTDSGLGQGGWDQSSNSEGSSSADTKKIPPKMVEMTAYYAVKSKLKSLLKEHKNAKFVVTGHSLGGALAILFPTVLALHEEEEIMQRLLGVYTYGQPRVGNKELGSFIEAHLDYPVPKYFRVVYCNDLVPRLPYDDKTFLYKHFGACLYYDSLYIEKNMDEEPNRNYFGIRYVIPEYLNAIWELIRALTMGYTHGPEYKEGWFSISLRVIGLALPGISAHSPTDYVNSVRLGRESIMQMSSL from the exons ATGGCTACCAACTCTGAtgataacaacaacaacaaacgcAAAGAAAATGAGATTAATGACGATGTTTCTGGGTCACCCTCTTCGACCAGTGCTGACCGGGGCAGTGGTCCCAGCTACCTCATCGTACGCCCAGAAAAGGGTGGAATAGGGGACTTGTATCGCTACCTGGTGCGTGCCGACACAGTGAGCGGGCTGAGATTCATGGAGGGTTCCGACGAGGGACTGCTGGGTGCTGCGGCGGCCGACCATAGATGGGTCATTCTGGTATCCATCATTGTGCGCAAAATCGTTGCATTTTTTCGCAAGCCCATGGAGTGGACTGGCTATGCCGTCGACTTCTTTCTCAATCTCCTCTGTCTCAACGGCAACCTCTTCGGTCTACTCTGCAACCTCTTACATG GAAAATTAGTCGTGCCACAGCGGGAGACTGAGACTTTCATAAGTACAATTGGACATTTAGATGGGCGGGTGGACCTATACAAGGGCCAAAGCTTACTGCAAGAGAATGGTGATCACTCTGTTTTGGGAGAGAGAAGCACAAAAGTAGAAATGGGGAATCGGGCTCTTATGGACCTTTGCATCATGGCTTCCAAGTTAGCCTATGAGAATGCAGAAGTCATTAGAAATATTGTAGTTCACCACTGGAAG ATGCACTTTGTGAAGTTCTACAACTGCTGGAATG ATTTTCAAAAGGAAATGTCGACCCAAGTTTTCATACTCTGTGACAAGCGTGAAGACGCAAATCTGATATTGATCAGCTTCAGGGGCACTGAGCCTTTCGATGCCGATGATTGGAATACTGATTTTGACTATTCTTGGTATGAAATCCCAGAATTAGGAAAAGTTCACATGGGATTCTTAGAAGCCTTAGGTTTAGGCAACAGAACTGATGCTGTCAGCTTCCAAAATCACCTTCAAGTGAAAGACATAAGGTTCACCCCTTCAAATGATGTTGATGGCACATGCCCATCAGAAGGCACAGAATCAGTATCCTCAAACACTGATTCTGGCCTGGGACAAGGTGGATGGGATCAGTCTTCAAACTCAGAGGGGTCTTCTAGTGCTGACACTAAGAAGATTCCACCAAAAATGGTGGAGATGACTGCATACTATGCTGTAAAAAGTAAGCTCAAGAGCTTACTCAAGGAGCACAAGAATGCAAAGTTTGTAGTCACTGGGCATAGCTTAGGTGGGGCGCTTGCCATATTATTCCCAACAGTGCTTGCGTTGCATGAGGAGGAGGAGATTATGCAAAGGCTGTTGGGTGTATACACATATGGACAGCCCAGAGTTGGGAACAAGGAGCTGGGGAGTTTCATAGAAGCCCATTTGGATTATCCGGTCCCTAAGTACTTCAGGGTGGTCTACTGCAACGACCTTGTGCCAAGGTTGCCTTACGATGACAAAACCTTCTTGTATAAACATTTTGGAGCGTGCCTATACTATGATAGCCTATACATTGAAAAG AACATGGATGAGGAGCCAAACAGAAACTACTTTGGAATTAGATACGTGATACCAGAGTATCTGAATGCCATTTGGGAGTTAATCAGAGCTTTAACAATGGGCTACACCCATGGACCAGAGTATAAGGAAGGCTGGTTTTCCATATCGCTCAGGGTAATAGGACTGGCACTTCCTGGCATTTCTGCACATTCCCCTACCGATTATGTCAACTCTGTGAGGCTTGGAAGGGAGAGCATTATGCAGATGTCCTCCCtctaa
- the LOC132187757 gene encoding ATPase 10, plasma membrane-type-like: protein MAEELEKPLLGPENFNREGIDLERIPLDEVFEQLRTSRRGLSSEDAAARLEIFGPNMLEEKIENKFLKFLSFMWNPLSWVMEAAAIMAIVLANGGGQGPDWQDFVGIVCLLIINSTISFIEENNAGNAAAALMARLAPKTRVLRDGQWQEQDAAILVPGDIISIKLGDIIPADARLLEGDPLKIDQSALTGESLPVTKRTGDEVFSGSTCKHGEIEAVVIATGVHSFFGKAAHLVDSTEVVGHFQQVLTAIGNFCICSIAVGMILEIIVMFPIQLRSYRDGINNLLVLLIGGIPIAMPTVLSVTLAIGSHRLSQQGAITKRMTAIEEMAGMDVLCSDKTGTLTLNRLTVDRNLIEVFNKAMDKDTIVLLAARASRLENQDAIDAAIINMLADPKEARANITEAHFLPFNPVDKRTAITYIDSDGNWHRASKGAPEQILNLCQEKEEIAGKVHAIIDKFAERGLRSLGVAYQSVPERTKDGPGGPWTFCGLLPLFDPPRHDSAETIRRALNLGVGVKMITGDQLSIAKETGRRLGMGTNMYPSSSLLDRHREEHEALPVDELIEKADGFAGVFPEHKYEIVKILQEKKHVVGMTGDGVNDAPALKKADIGIAVADATDAARSASDIVLTEPGLSVIVSAVLTSRAIFQRMKNYTIYAVSITIRIVLGFVLLALIWEYDFPPFMVLIIAILNDGTIMTISQDRVKPSPRPDSWKLNEIFATGVVIGTYLALVTVLFYWIIVDTTFFETHFNVKSIASNSEEVSSAVYLQVSIISQALIFVTRSQGWSFLERPGTLLMIAFVVAQLVATLIAVYATISFAAISGIGWGWAGVIWLYSLIFYIPLDVIKFIVRYALSGDAWNLLFDRKTAFTSKKDYGKEDRAAKWILSQRSLQGLMSGELDNGKKSSVIAEQARRRAEIARLGEIHTLRGHVESVVRLKNLDLNLIQSSHTV, encoded by the exons ATGGCTGAGGAGTTGGAGAAACCATTGCTTGGTCCTGAGAATTTCAACCGAGAGGGGATCGATCTG GAGCGCATACCATTAGATGAAGTTTTTGAACAACTTAGAACATCACGAAGAGGGCTTTCGTCTGAAGATGCTGCAGCCCGACTGGAGATTTTCGGCCCGAACATGCTCGAGGAGAAGATA GagaacaaatttttgaaatttttaagcTTTATGTGGAATCCATTGTCATGGGTTATGGAAGCTGCAGCAATAATGGCAATTGTCCTTGCTAATGGTGGA GGGCAGGGACCTGACTGGCAAGACTTTGTAGGGATCGTTTGCCTACTGATAATTAATTCAACAATCAGTTTTATAGAGGAAAATAATGCAGGAAATGCTGCAGCAGCACTTATGGCTCGTTTAGCTCCTAAAACAAGG GTTCTCAGAGATGGGCAGTGGCAAGAGCAAGATGCAGCTATCTTGGTACCAGGAGATATAATTAGCATAAAGCTTGGGGATATCATTCCTGCTGATGCTCGCCTGCTTGAAGGAGACCCACTGAAAATTGACCAG TCGGCTCTTACTGGAGAATCTCTACCTGTCACTAAGAGGACAGGGGATGAAGTATTTTCTGGTTCAACATGCAAGCATGGAGAGATTGAAGCTGTGGTGATAGCAACCGGAGTTCACTCTTTTTTTGGAAAAGCAGCACACTTAGTCGACAGCACCGAAGTTGTCGGTCATTTCCAGCAG GTTCTGACTGCCATAGGGAACTTCTGCATTTGCTCTATAGCTGTGGGAATGATTCTTGAAATCATTGTTATGTTCCCAATACAGCTCCGTTCATACAGGGATGGAATCAACAACCTTCTTGTTCTTTTGATCGGAGGAATACCCATAGCCATGCCAACAGTTTTATCTGTGACACTTGCTATTGGTTCTCATCGACTATCTCAGCAG gGTGCCATTACAAAAAGGATGACAGCAATTGAAGAAATGGCAGGAATGGATGTCCTTTGCAGCGATAAAACTGGAACTCTTACACTGAACCGCCTCACCGTTGATCGGAACCTTATCGAG GTTTTTAACAAAGCTATGGACAAAGACACAATTGTCTTGCTTGCAGCCAGAGCATCAAGACTGGAAAATCAAGATGCTATTGATGCTGCCATCATCAACATGCTTGCTGATCCAAAGGAG GCACGTGCAAACATCACAGAAGCACATTTTCTTCCATTCAATCCAGTGGACAAACGTACTGCAATTACATACATTGATTCTGATGGTAACTGGCATCGTGCCAGCAAAGGAGCTCCTGAACAG ATTCTAAATCTTTgccaagagaaagaagagattGCCGGAAAAGTGCATGCCATCATTGACAAATTTGCTGAAAGGGGCTTGAGATCTCTAGGAGTTGCTTATCAG TCAGTTCCAGAAAGAACCAAGGATGGCCCTGGAGGTCCTTGGACATTTTGTGGGTTGTTGCCCTTGTTTGATCCTCCTAGACATGATAGTGCAGAGACCATCCGCAGAGCTCTTAACCTTGGAGTCGGTGTTAAGATGATTACAG GTGATCAGTTGTCAATTGCAAAGGAGACAGGCCGACGACTTGGTATGGGAACAAACATGTACCCCTCTTCTTCATTGTTGGACCGTCACAGAGAAGAACATGAAGCTCTTCCAGTGGATGAACTCATTGAAAAGGCAGATGGCTTTGCTGGTGTATTTCCTG AACACAAGTACgaaattgtgaaaattttacaagaaaaaaagcaTGTGGTTGGAATGACTGGAGATGGTGTCAATGATGCACCTGCTTTAAAGAAAGCAGACATTGGAATAGCAGTGGCAGATGCTACAGATGCTGCAAGAAGCGCTTCTGATATAGTCTTAACTGAACCTGGCTTAAGTGTCATAGTCAGTGCTGTCTTAACTAGCAGAGCTATATTCCAAAGAATGAAGAATTATACA ATATATGCTGTCTCCATAACCATAAGGATTGTG CTTGGTTTTGTGCTTCTGGCCTTGATATGGGAATATGACTTCCCACCTTTCATGGTTCTGATAATAGCAATACTGAATGATG GGACCATCATGACTATATCCCAGGATCGGGTAAAGCCATCTCCAAGGCCCGACAGTTGGAAGCTCAATGAAATATTTGCAACCGGCGTTGTAATTGGCACATACCTTGCTTTGGTTACTGTTTTATTTTACTGGATTATAGTGGACACTACTTTCTTTGAG ACTCACTTCAACGTAAAATCCATAGCCAGCAACTCTGAGGAAGTTTCATCAGCTGTATATTTGCAAGTTAGCATCATCAGCCAGGCTCTCATATTTGTTACCCGCAGTCAGGGGTGGTCGTTCCTAGAGAGGCCTGGAACTCTCTTGATGATTGCCTTTGTGGTGGCTCAACTG GTGGCTACCTTAATTGCTGTCTATGCAACCATTAGCTTTGCTGCGATTAGCGGCATCGGATGGGGATGGGCTGGTGTCATATGGTTATATAGTTTGATCTTCTACATACCACTGGATGTTATCAAGTTCATAGTACGCTATGCATTGAGTGGAGATGCTTGGAATCTCTTATTTGATAGAAAG ACAGCTTTTACTTCTAAGAAAGATTATGGGAAGGAAGATAGGGCAGCCAAGTGGATACTTTCTCAGAGAAGTCTACAAGGATTGATGTCTGGAGAATTGGACAATGGGAAGAAATCTTCTGTGATTGCTGAACAGGCCAGGCGGCGTGCTGAAATAGCCAG GCTAGGGGAAATACACACCCTGAGAGGACATGTAGAGTCTGTAGTGAGGCTGAAAAATCTGGACTTGAATTTGATCCAATCGTCTCATACAGTGTAA